The Salinispora tropica CNB-440 genome has a window encoding:
- a CDS encoding HAD-IIA family hydrolase — MTLTGGKRLVDGYALVIFDLDGVIYLVDQPIPGAIEAVRQLHAEERAVAYATNNASRRSSEVADLLTGMGIAAGPEEVLTSAAAAAELLRERHPAGTQILVVGAEALRAEIRAAGLTPVTQAEDGPVAVVQGYGPQVGWADLAEATAAIRGGATWVATNTDRTLPSKRGPLPGNGALVAAVRIALGRDPDLVVGKPAPELFVAASRRASGGRALVVGDRLDTDIAGAVRAGLDSLLVLTGVSDVAELLAAAPEHRPTFVSVDLAGLFEPAAVVRVPGPVEAGGWSAAVRDGRLELSGAGHPLDALPALCAVAWSTAWSSPVRAASSAAERALTTFGLLSD; from the coding sequence GTGACGCTGACCGGCGGAAAGCGGTTGGTCGACGGGTATGCCCTGGTCATCTTCGATCTGGACGGGGTGATCTACCTGGTCGACCAGCCGATCCCCGGGGCGATCGAGGCGGTTCGCCAGCTGCATGCCGAAGAGCGGGCGGTCGCGTACGCCACGAACAATGCGTCTCGCCGGTCCAGTGAGGTGGCCGACCTGCTCACCGGTATGGGCATCGCCGCCGGTCCGGAGGAGGTGCTGACCTCCGCGGCGGCCGCCGCGGAGCTGCTTCGGGAGCGGCATCCGGCGGGGACGCAGATCCTGGTCGTGGGGGCGGAGGCGCTACGCGCCGAGATCCGCGCCGCCGGGCTTACCCCGGTCACGCAGGCCGAGGATGGGCCGGTCGCGGTGGTTCAGGGCTACGGCCCACAGGTCGGCTGGGCTGACCTGGCTGAGGCAACGGCGGCGATTCGGGGTGGGGCGACCTGGGTCGCTACCAACACCGACCGCACGCTGCCCAGCAAGCGGGGTCCACTACCCGGCAACGGTGCCTTGGTCGCCGCGGTGCGGATCGCGCTCGGACGGGACCCAGACCTGGTCGTGGGTAAACCGGCGCCGGAGCTCTTCGTCGCCGCCTCCCGCCGGGCCAGCGGGGGGCGTGCCCTGGTCGTCGGTGACCGTTTGGACACCGACATCGCGGGCGCGGTCCGAGCGGGGCTGGACAGCTTGCTTGTGCTGACTGGGGTCAGCGACGTGGCCGAGCTGCTGGCCGCCGCGCCCGAGCATCGACCGACGTTCGTGTCGGTGGACCTGGCGGGGCTCTTCGAGCCGGCCGCGGTGGTGCGGGTGCCGGGTCCGGTGGAGGCCGGTGGGTGGTCGGCGGCGGTTCGTGACGGCCGGCTGGAGCTGTCCGGTGCGGGTCACCCCCTGGATGCGCTGCCGGCGCTCTGTGCGGTGGCGTGGTCCACCGCGTGGTCATCGCCGGTGCGGGCGGCCTCGTCGGCGGCTGAGCGGGCGCTTACGACGTTCGGCCTGTTGTCTGACTGA
- a CDS encoding SCP2 sterol-binding domain-containing protein, translating into MATVDECRQALRDLAARLDGNADTVREHVGLDRTLACRITDLDAAFHGRLTDGQLTDLADGDDPKAKISLSTTSEDLLALVRGELDITRAVTSRRISIKANPFDLLKLRKLLGTS; encoded by the coding sequence GTGGCTACCGTCGACGAGTGCCGGCAGGCGTTGCGGGACCTCGCCGCTCGGCTTGACGGCAACGCCGATACCGTGCGTGAGCACGTCGGCCTGGACCGGACGTTGGCCTGCCGCATCACCGACCTGGACGCCGCGTTCCACGGCCGACTCACCGACGGCCAGCTCACCGACCTTGCCGACGGTGACGACCCGAAAGCCAAGATCTCCCTGAGTACCACCAGCGAGGATCTACTCGCCCTGGTCCGCGGGGAACTGGACATCACCCGCGCGGTGACATCCCGACGGATATCGATCAAGGCGAACCCGTTCGATCTGTTAAAACTCCGCAAGCTACTCGGGACCAGCTGA
- a CDS encoding phasin family protein, translated as MQDAWRSYLALAIGLTEAPRRKAQETARRLVGAGAATAVQLQTLAEELVTTGAANRGALTKLVRFEAGRALGAVGLATADEVTELTRRVRELERQLRETPNGPSAVSGVSGPAADVDADHPIAPGSAAEPTVPPMTAAPTTAKDPSSGSTATMPNPPKNAVATKAVAKKTVAKRAAAKKTVGKAAVPGQSVAVRPSMEMSPAPGSAKSAPRKQQPGGSE; from the coding sequence ATGCAGGACGCGTGGCGCTCCTACCTTGCGTTGGCCATAGGTCTGACGGAGGCGCCTCGGAGGAAGGCCCAGGAGACGGCGCGGCGGTTGGTCGGCGCTGGCGCCGCTACCGCGGTCCAGCTTCAGACGCTCGCCGAGGAACTGGTGACCACCGGTGCGGCCAACCGGGGAGCGCTGACCAAGCTGGTCCGGTTTGAGGCCGGGCGGGCGCTCGGTGCTGTCGGCCTCGCCACTGCCGACGAGGTGACCGAGTTGACCCGGCGGGTACGCGAGTTGGAGCGGCAGCTTCGGGAGACACCGAACGGACCGTCGGCGGTGTCCGGTGTCAGCGGCCCTGCGGCGGATGTGGATGCGGACCACCCGATCGCACCGGGCAGCGCTGCGGAGCCGACGGTGCCGCCGATGACTGCTGCGCCTACCACGGCAAAGGACCCTTCGTCCGGGAGTACCGCGACCATGCCCAACCCGCCGAAGAATGCAGTCGCGACAAAGGCGGTCGCGAAGAAGACGGTCGCGAAGAGGGCGGCCGCGAAGAAGACGGTCGGGAAAGCGGCGGTGCCAGGCCAGTCCGTGGCAGTCCGGCCGTCAATGGAGATGTCACCCGCACCGGGGTCGGCGAAGAGTGCGCCGCGCAAGCAGCAGCCGGGTGGCTCGGAGTGA
- a CDS encoding TlyA family RNA methyltransferase — MARRTRLDAELVRRGLARSREQAAALVEAGRVQLRGVPARKVAALVNPADPLLVTGADPALEYVSRGGHKLAGALASFGPGGLTAAGRRCLDAGASTGGFTDVLLRADAAEVVAVDVGYGQLAWPLRNDERVRVFERTNVRTLTAAAIDGPVDLTVADLSFISLRLVLPALAACTRPDGDLALMVKPQFEVGRDRVGAGGVVRDPALRAEAVLDVAVAAAQLGLGLADVCASPLPGPSGNVEFFVWLRRDAPAADPDRVQAVVTAGATGGRSGTVTKEVAG; from the coding sequence ATGGCACGTCGTACGCGGTTGGACGCGGAACTCGTTCGCCGCGGCCTGGCACGGTCGCGGGAGCAGGCCGCGGCCCTGGTGGAGGCCGGCCGGGTGCAGCTACGTGGGGTCCCGGCCCGTAAGGTCGCCGCGTTGGTTAACCCCGCTGATCCGCTGCTGGTCACCGGGGCGGATCCGGCCTTGGAGTACGTCTCGCGGGGCGGGCACAAGCTGGCTGGTGCATTGGCCTCCTTCGGGCCCGGTGGGCTGACTGCCGCCGGGCGGCGGTGCCTCGACGCCGGGGCATCCACGGGTGGGTTCACCGACGTGCTGCTGCGCGCCGACGCGGCCGAGGTAGTGGCTGTCGATGTCGGGTACGGGCAGCTTGCCTGGCCACTGCGCAACGACGAGCGGGTACGCGTCTTCGAACGGACCAACGTACGCACCCTTACGGCGGCGGCCATCGATGGTCCGGTCGACCTTACCGTCGCCGACCTGTCGTTCATCTCCCTGCGGCTGGTGTTGCCGGCCTTGGCCGCCTGTACCCGACCGGATGGTGATCTCGCGCTGATGGTGAAACCGCAGTTCGAGGTGGGGCGTGATCGGGTCGGTGCCGGGGGTGTGGTGCGTGATCCAGCGTTGCGGGCCGAAGCGGTGTTGGATGTGGCCGTTGCCGCGGCCCAGCTCGGGTTGGGTCTCGCCGATGTCTGTGCCAGCCCGTTGCCAGGGCCCAGCGGGAACGTCGAGTTCTTCGTATGGTTACGCCGGGACGCGCCTGCGGCTGACCCGGATCGGGTGCAGGCGGTGGTGACGGCCGGGGCCACGGGCGGTCGGTCTGGCACGGTGACGAAGGAGGTAGCGGGGTGA
- a CDS encoding NAD kinase: MRGRRRVPDGTAGVVNRTALLVTHTGRRRSTEHARAVAAELIAAGFVIRVLAEEAEDLDLPGAVPMTGPEAAEGAEIVFALGGDGTFLRAAELARPAKVPLLGINLGKVGFLAEAEIDDLDSVVRDVVDRNYTVDERLTLDVTAEFDGGPTIESWALNEISVEKGERAQMLELLVDVDGRPLSRYGCDGVVCATPTGSTAYAFSGGGPVVWPEVEALLLVPISAHALFSRPLVTAPTSTLVITVDPFTSLAVLCCDGRRVYDLPPGARVTVRRGALPVRIVQLTARPFTDRLVAKFDLPVQGWRGSRH, encoded by the coding sequence ATGCGGGGCCGACGACGAGTCCCCGACGGCACGGCGGGCGTGGTGAACCGGACCGCGCTGCTGGTGACGCACACCGGGCGGCGGCGCAGTACCGAACACGCACGGGCGGTGGCCGCGGAACTCATCGCGGCCGGGTTCGTCATTCGCGTTCTCGCCGAGGAGGCCGAGGATCTCGACCTTCCGGGGGCGGTTCCGATGACTGGTCCGGAAGCCGCGGAGGGCGCTGAGATCGTCTTCGCGTTGGGTGGGGACGGTACGTTTCTGCGGGCTGCCGAGCTGGCCCGGCCGGCGAAGGTGCCACTACTCGGGATCAACCTCGGCAAGGTCGGCTTTCTCGCCGAGGCCGAGATCGACGATCTGGACTCGGTGGTCCGGGACGTGGTGGATCGCAACTACACGGTGGACGAACGGCTTACGCTGGATGTGACCGCCGAGTTCGACGGTGGCCCGACGATTGAGTCTTGGGCGTTGAACGAGATCAGCGTCGAAAAGGGGGAGCGGGCCCAGATGCTCGAGCTCCTTGTTGACGTTGACGGCCGGCCCCTGTCCCGCTATGGCTGTGACGGAGTCGTCTGCGCCACTCCCACCGGCTCCACGGCCTACGCGTTCTCCGGCGGTGGCCCGGTGGTGTGGCCCGAGGTGGAGGCCCTGTTGCTGGTGCCGATCAGCGCGCACGCGCTCTTCAGCCGGCCACTGGTCACCGCGCCCACGTCCACTCTCGTCATCACCGTAGATCCCTTTACCAGTCTCGCGGTGCTGTGCTGTGACGGACGGCGGGTGTACGACCTTCCGCCGGGCGCACGGGTGACGGTGCGGCGTGGGGCCTTGCCGGTGCGGATCGTGCAGCTGACGGCCCGGCCCTTCACCGACCGGCTGGTGGCCAAGTTCGATCTGCCGGTGCAGGGCTGGCGGGGCAGCCGACACTGA
- the recN gene encoding DNA repair protein RecN — protein sequence MLEELRITGLGVIEDTTLPLTGGMNVITGETGAGKTMVVTGLGLLFGGRADAGRVRAEPGRAVVEGRLRLAGRAAETVCARVIDAGGEPDEDGSVLLSRTVTTEGRSRAHLGGRSMPVSMLGEVGEQVLAVHGQSDQLRLLRPAEQRAALDRFAGPEHEKLLDALREVYSRWRSVVDDLAGRRRNARERNREADLLRLGLDEITQVDPQPGEDDELKAEAQRLEHAEGLRTAARLAQQCVAGGMEAAEDTPDATTLLGTARRTLDGQSGTDPALGELATRLEEAATLVADVSAELSTYLAGLDADPARLQAVYERRVALRALTRKYADDTDGVIAWAERARAQLSELDSSDELLDELDREVARLAGEVADLAGRVSVARQEAATRFAAQVTTELAGLAMPHSRVEVGVLPRPVGKSEPGLAVNGVEVGIGPDGGDEVELRLLAHPGAPALPLQRGASGGELSRVMLAIEVVFAGSGGPPTLVFDEVDAGVGGQAAVEIGRRLARLARSHQVLVVTHLPQVAAFADRHLVVAKDTGGAVTTSGVRVVEDTERARELARMLAGLPDSDLGIAHAEELLAVAARERRA from the coding sequence GTGCTGGAAGAGCTACGCATCACCGGACTGGGTGTCATCGAGGACACGACGCTGCCGCTGACCGGCGGTATGAACGTGATCACCGGTGAGACCGGTGCGGGTAAGACCATGGTGGTGACCGGTCTCGGCCTACTCTTTGGCGGGCGCGCCGACGCCGGGCGGGTGCGGGCCGAGCCCGGCCGCGCCGTGGTCGAGGGGCGGCTACGGCTGGCCGGAAGGGCGGCGGAGACCGTGTGTGCTCGCGTCATCGACGCGGGCGGTGAGCCGGACGAGGACGGTTCGGTGTTGCTCAGCCGCACCGTCACCACAGAAGGCCGCTCTCGTGCCCATCTCGGCGGCCGGAGCATGCCGGTGTCGATGCTTGGCGAGGTGGGTGAGCAGGTGCTCGCGGTGCACGGCCAGTCCGACCAACTGCGGTTGCTGCGCCCGGCCGAGCAGCGCGCCGCGCTCGACCGGTTCGCCGGTCCGGAGCACGAGAAGCTGCTCGACGCGTTGCGCGAGGTGTATTCGCGGTGGCGTTCAGTGGTGGACGACCTGGCCGGCCGGCGCCGAAACGCACGGGAGCGGAATCGGGAGGCCGACCTGCTGCGCCTCGGGCTCGACGAGATCACGCAGGTTGACCCGCAGCCGGGCGAGGACGACGAGCTCAAGGCGGAGGCACAGCGGCTGGAGCACGCCGAGGGGCTGCGGACCGCGGCGCGGCTGGCCCAGCAGTGCGTGGCCGGGGGGATGGAGGCCGCCGAGGACACTCCGGATGCCACGACGCTACTCGGCACCGCCCGCCGTACGTTGGATGGGCAGTCCGGCACCGACCCTGCCCTGGGGGAGCTGGCAACGCGCTTGGAGGAGGCGGCGACCCTGGTCGCCGATGTCTCCGCGGAGTTGTCGACGTACCTGGCCGGGCTCGACGCTGATCCGGCGCGGCTGCAGGCTGTCTACGAGCGGCGGGTCGCGTTACGTGCGCTGACTCGCAAGTACGCCGACGACACCGATGGGGTGATCGCCTGGGCTGAGCGGGCGCGGGCCCAACTGTCGGAGCTGGATTCCTCGGATGAGTTGCTCGACGAGTTGGACCGGGAGGTGGCTCGGCTGGCCGGCGAGGTGGCCGACCTGGCGGGTCGGGTGTCGGTGGCGAGGCAGGAGGCGGCGACCCGGTTTGCGGCGCAGGTCACCACCGAGCTGGCGGGGTTGGCCATGCCGCACTCTCGGGTCGAGGTGGGGGTACTGCCCCGCCCGGTTGGCAAGTCCGAACCGGGCCTTGCGGTCAACGGCGTCGAGGTCGGGATCGGGCCGGACGGCGGCGATGAGGTGGAGCTGCGCCTGCTGGCACATCCGGGTGCGCCGGCACTGCCGTTGCAGCGGGGCGCCTCCGGCGGTGAGCTGTCCCGGGTGATGCTCGCCATCGAGGTGGTCTTCGCCGGCTCGGGCGGCCCGCCCACGCTCGTCTTCGACGAGGTTGACGCCGGGGTCGGTGGCCAGGCTGCGGTGGAGATCGGCCGTCGGCTGGCCCGGCTGGCTCGTAGCCACCAAGTGCTGGTCGTTACCCATCTGCCCCAGGTCGCTGCGTTCGCTGACCGGCACCTGGTGGTGGCGAAGGACACCGGCGGTGCGGTGACGACCAGTGGGGTGCGAGTGGTCGAGGACACCGAACGGGCGCGGGAACTCGCTCGCATGCTGGCCGGATTGCCGGATTCGGATCTGGGCATCGCGCACGCCGAGGAGTTACTGGCAGTGGCCGCGCGGGAGCGGCGAGCGTAA
- the steA gene encoding putative cytokinetic ring protein SteA, with product MRLPTLRWTRPAEPGRAGGTARLDRRTKRLVGRLRPGDVAVIDHVDLDRVAADSLVAVGVGAVLNAKPSVSGRYPNLGPEVLIEAGIPLLDDLGEDVFERIQEGDTVRIEGNTVYLGEEPVAHGDLQDAETIGKAMADAREGLSVQLEAFAANTMVYLKQERDLLLYGVGVPDIRTEIQGRHCLIVVRGYDYKADLDVLRPYIREFKPVLIGVDGGADALVEAGYPPDLIIGDMDSVTDDVLRCGAEVVVHAYPDGRAPGLARVNGLGVPAVTFPAAATSEDLAMLLADEKGASLLVAVGTHATLVEFLDKGRGGMASTFLTRLKVGGKLVDAKGVSRLYRQSISGSSLLLLVLSAIAAMASAVAVSTVGKAYLGVVSEWWSNFVFQLERLF from the coding sequence ATGCGTCTACCTACGTTGCGCTGGACTCGACCCGCCGAGCCGGGTCGGGCGGGCGGCACCGCCCGCCTGGACCGTCGGACCAAACGTCTGGTTGGCCGGCTCCGTCCCGGTGACGTCGCCGTGATCGACCACGTCGACCTGGACCGGGTCGCCGCCGATTCGCTGGTCGCGGTCGGTGTCGGGGCTGTCCTCAACGCCAAGCCGTCGGTCTCGGGCCGCTATCCCAATCTCGGCCCGGAAGTGCTGATCGAGGCTGGTATCCCGCTCCTGGACGACCTGGGCGAGGATGTCTTCGAACGGATCCAGGAGGGCGACACCGTCCGGATCGAGGGCAACACGGTCTATCTCGGCGAAGAGCCGGTGGCCCACGGTGATCTGCAGGACGCGGAGACCATCGGCAAGGCGATGGCCGATGCCCGGGAGGGGCTATCGGTCCAGCTGGAGGCGTTCGCAGCGAACACCATGGTCTACCTGAAGCAGGAGCGGGACCTGCTGCTGTACGGGGTGGGCGTTCCGGACATCCGTACCGAGATTCAGGGCCGGCACTGCCTGATCGTGGTGCGCGGCTACGACTACAAGGCCGACCTGGATGTGCTGCGCCCGTACATCCGGGAGTTCAAGCCGGTGCTCATCGGCGTCGACGGCGGGGCGGACGCCCTGGTCGAGGCCGGCTATCCACCCGACCTGATCATCGGTGACATGGACTCGGTGACCGACGACGTGCTGCGTTGCGGCGCCGAGGTCGTGGTACACGCCTACCCAGACGGTCGTGCGCCCGGGCTGGCCCGGGTCAATGGTCTCGGCGTTCCGGCGGTCACCTTTCCCGCCGCCGCCACCAGCGAGGACCTGGCGATGCTGCTCGCCGACGAGAAGGGGGCCTCGCTCCTGGTGGCGGTCGGCACACACGCCACGCTCGTCGAGTTCCTGGACAAGGGACGGGGCGGGATGGCGTCGACCTTCCTCACCCGGCTGAAGGTCGGCGGCAAGCTGGTTGACGCCAAGGGCGTAAGCCGGCTCTACCGGCAGAGCATCTCCGGATCCTCACTGCTGCTGCTGGTGCTGTCCGCGATTGCCGCGATGGCCTCGGCTGTTGCGGTCTCCACCGTCGGCAAGGCGTACCTGGGTGTGGTCTCCGAGTGGTGGAGCAATTTTGTGTTCCAGCTGGAACGGCTCTTCTGA
- a CDS encoding copper transporter has product MINFRYHVVSLTAVFLALAIGLVVGTTALNGPVADALSENVNELRKDNQVWRQAVNNLEEELTREDDFAAELAGVVLPGRLTGKRVLVLSLPTGRKHTDGVVKMLQLGNADVVGRVDLQDKFINPDNNNDLLELAVTAARPTNAPTTNLPGNGHGVETSSALLATVLLDGVPEATPISEADRRAVLAAYTNANYLTPSERLTQSAEAVVIVSGPPYPDKDSSKKDESVVKITEQFDRTGATVVGGNGSEGGNLVAFVRGDAVLAAEISTVDNANTVQGQLVTALALVQQVNEDRAGHYGVGDNAASLVPGLSQ; this is encoded by the coding sequence GTGATCAACTTCCGGTACCACGTGGTGTCCCTGACCGCGGTCTTCCTGGCGCTGGCGATCGGCCTGGTGGTTGGTACCACCGCGCTCAACGGGCCGGTGGCGGACGCCCTCAGTGAGAACGTCAACGAGCTGCGGAAAGACAACCAGGTGTGGCGTCAGGCGGTCAACAACCTCGAGGAGGAGCTGACCCGCGAGGATGACTTCGCCGCCGAGTTGGCCGGGGTGGTGCTGCCGGGCCGGCTCACCGGCAAGCGGGTGCTGGTGCTCAGCCTGCCGACAGGGCGCAAACACACCGACGGTGTGGTCAAGATGCTCCAGCTCGGCAACGCCGACGTGGTCGGCCGGGTCGACCTGCAGGACAAGTTCATCAATCCGGACAACAACAACGACCTGCTGGAGCTGGCGGTCACCGCGGCCCGCCCCACCAACGCCCCGACCACCAACCTGCCGGGCAACGGGCACGGCGTGGAGACCTCCAGCGCACTGCTGGCCACGGTGCTGTTGGACGGGGTGCCCGAGGCGACGCCGATCAGTGAGGCGGACCGGCGGGCCGTGCTGGCCGCGTACACCAACGCCAACTACCTCACCCCCTCCGAGCGGCTCACCCAGTCGGCGGAGGCGGTCGTGATCGTCAGTGGCCCGCCGTACCCGGACAAGGACTCCTCGAAGAAGGACGAGTCGGTGGTCAAGATCACTGAGCAGTTCGATCGGACCGGCGCGACGGTGGTCGGCGGCAACGGCTCGGAAGGCGGGAACCTGGTGGCCTTCGTCCGGGGCGACGCGGTGCTGGCTGCGGAGATCTCCACAGTTGACAACGCGAACACCGTCCAGGGGCAGCTGGTCACCGCGCTCGCCCTGGTGCAGCAGGTCAACGAGGACAGGGCCGGTCACTATGGTGTCGGCGACAACGCCGCGTCGTTGGTTCCCGGACTGTCCCAATGA
- the murJ gene encoding murein biosynthesis integral membrane protein MurJ → MTNPAPSAAAGRVAGAAALIAVLTVVSRLAGFGRTAVFTWTLAPTDLGGTYVVANAAPNVIFEMVAGGALASLVVPLLAAPVAAADRGAVARTTGALLTWVLALLVPLALAVALLAGPIVGLLGGGLDPAQQASGERMLRVFAPQLPLYGVGIVLTGVLQAHRRFAWPVIAPLLSSLTVIAVYLGFTVAEGRLASVAGVSRGGELLLSWGTTAGVAVLSLSLLVPFRRLGYAPVFGFRFPADARARVRGLAVAGAVTVTAQQVALVVSLNQVSYGAVSNLGAFQLAQTVYLLPWAVLAVPLAVAAYPSLAAAGSVGDEAAYRATLAPAARGVLLLSCLGAAVLVGTAVPVGYFFFVGDAAATAAAGIAGFAPGLVGYGLFAVLSRALYARGQARAAAGAIAVGFLVVPAAVLLFSAVLPLRDRVPAVTLANSVGMVALGALLVLAVRRTAGATALAGFGRAGAAGLTGGGLAALVGWAVARSLLAATDGTPSAPVALVQGMLSGVVVGVVFLAVVWVLDRPDVRPLLVGALRRLGLTRGRRSPNPGCGQRKDDGVPPERGDGKETVSR, encoded by the coding sequence GTGACGAACCCGGCCCCGTCCGCCGCCGCCGGCCGAGTAGCCGGGGCCGCCGCGCTGATCGCCGTACTCACCGTGGTCAGTCGGCTTGCCGGCTTCGGTCGTACCGCCGTGTTCACCTGGACGCTCGCGCCCACCGATCTCGGTGGCACGTATGTGGTGGCGAACGCCGCTCCGAATGTGATCTTCGAGATGGTCGCGGGTGGCGCCCTCGCCAGCCTGGTCGTGCCGCTGCTGGCCGCCCCGGTGGCGGCGGCGGACCGCGGGGCGGTGGCCCGGACCACCGGGGCGCTGCTCACCTGGGTTCTTGCCCTGCTGGTGCCACTCGCGCTGGCGGTGGCGCTGCTGGCCGGCCCGATCGTGGGGCTGCTGGGCGGCGGACTCGACCCGGCCCAGCAGGCCAGCGGCGAGCGGATGCTGCGGGTGTTCGCCCCGCAACTGCCGCTGTACGGGGTCGGCATCGTGCTCACCGGGGTTCTCCAGGCACACCGCCGGTTCGCCTGGCCAGTGATCGCCCCACTGCTGTCCAGCCTTACCGTCATCGCGGTCTACCTGGGCTTCACCGTCGCAGAGGGGCGGTTGGCCAGTGTGGCGGGCGTCAGTCGAGGGGGCGAACTGCTGCTGTCGTGGGGAACGACCGCCGGAGTGGCGGTGCTGTCCCTGTCGCTGCTGGTTCCGTTCCGCCGGCTGGGATACGCACCGGTGTTCGGCTTCCGCTTTCCCGCCGACGCCCGTGCCCGGGTCCGCGGACTCGCGGTCGCCGGCGCGGTAACGGTGACCGCGCAGCAGGTAGCGCTCGTGGTGAGCCTGAACCAGGTCTCCTACGGTGCGGTCAGCAACCTCGGTGCGTTCCAGCTCGCCCAGACGGTCTACCTGCTGCCGTGGGCGGTACTGGCGGTGCCACTGGCGGTGGCCGCCTATCCGAGCCTGGCCGCCGCCGGGTCCGTGGGGGACGAGGCGGCGTACCGGGCGACGCTGGCCCCGGCCGCCCGCGGAGTACTGCTGCTCAGCTGCCTCGGTGCGGCCGTCCTGGTCGGTACGGCCGTGCCGGTTGGGTACTTCTTCTTCGTCGGCGACGCGGCCGCGACCGCCGCTGCCGGGATCGCCGGCTTCGCACCCGGCCTGGTCGGCTACGGGCTCTTTGCCGTGTTGAGCCGTGCCCTCTACGCGCGGGGGCAGGCGCGGGCAGCCGCCGGCGCGATCGCCGTCGGCTTTCTCGTGGTGCCCGCCGCGGTGTTGCTGTTCAGCGCCGTGCTGCCGCTGCGGGACCGGGTGCCGGCGGTCACCCTGGCCAATTCGGTGGGGATGGTGGCGCTCGGTGCCCTGCTGGTGCTCGCCGTCCGACGGACAGCCGGCGCCACTGCACTCGCCGGATTCGGCCGTGCCGGGGCAGCCGGCCTGACCGGCGGGGGGCTGGCGGCGTTGGTGGGTTGGGCGGTGGCGCGGTCGCTGCTGGCGGCGACCGACGGCACCCCGAGCGCACCAGTGGCCCTCGTACAGGGCATGCTGTCCGGTGTCGTGGTCGGTGTCGTGTTCCTCGCGGTGGTCTGGGTACTGGACCGGCCGGACGTACGACCGTTGCTCGTCGGAGCGTTGCGGCGTCTTGGGCTGACCCGTGGGAGGCGGTCGCCGAACCCGGGCTGCGGGCAGCGAAAGGACGACGGTGTCCCCCCGGAGCGGGGCGACGGGAAGGAGACGGTGTCCCGGTGA
- a CDS encoding glycosyltransferase family 4 protein, whose amino-acid sequence MTEPTPRAGRGGTVALLLASSTGGVGQHVRSLAAGLTRAGIAVLVCGPAATEEQFTFTGVGARFRAVEIPASPTPADLRAVTAFRRALAAEPVAVVHAHGLRAGLVAVVARPAAPLVVTWHNAVLSGGLRGSVSRLVERVVARGAQVTLGASADLVARATALGAPDARLAPVAAPSLPEPHRRRDAVRAEFGVGSDQPLILSVGRLHPQKRYDLLVDAASRWRARDPVPAVVIAGSGPAYLQLAARISAARAPVTLLGHRTDVADLLVGADIAVVTSDWEARQLFAQEAMRIGVPLVATAVGGLPELVDDAAILVPPGDVDAVDTAVGSLLDDAALRAELGRRARGQAATWPTEAETCAQLAALYAELSPDAAGPTTPDAGRPSMGQR is encoded by the coding sequence GTGACGGAACCGACGCCGCGGGCCGGCCGGGGCGGCACGGTCGCCCTGCTGCTCGCCTCCAGCACCGGCGGTGTGGGGCAGCACGTCCGGTCGCTGGCCGCCGGGCTGACCCGCGCGGGCATCGCGGTGCTGGTCTGCGGCCCGGCCGCGACCGAAGAGCAGTTCACCTTCACCGGTGTCGGCGCCCGCTTCCGGGCGGTGGAGATCCCGGCCAGCCCGACCCCCGCTGACCTGCGGGCGGTGACCGCGTTTCGCCGGGCCCTCGCCGCCGAACCGGTCGCTGTGGTGCACGCCCACGGGCTGCGCGCCGGACTGGTCGCCGTCGTCGCCCGGCCGGCTGCCCCGCTGGTGGTCACCTGGCACAACGCCGTCCTCAGCGGGGGCCTGCGTGGCAGCGTGTCACGCCTGGTCGAGCGGGTTGTTGCCCGTGGTGCCCAGGTGACCCTCGGTGCCTCGGCCGACCTGGTCGCGAGAGCCACCGCGTTGGGTGCGCCGGACGCCCGGCTCGCCCCGGTCGCCGCGCCGTCACTACCCGAGCCGCACCGCCGCCGCGACGCGGTCCGCGCCGAGTTCGGCGTCGGCAGCGACCAGCCGCTGATCCTGTCGGTTGGTCGACTGCATCCCCAGAAGCGGTACGACCTCCTGGTCGACGCCGCTTCCCGGTGGCGGGCCCGTGATCCGGTGCCGGCCGTGGTGATCGCCGGTAGCGGTCCCGCGTACCTGCAACTGGCAGCCCGGATCTCTGCTGCCCGGGCTCCGGTAACCCTGCTCGGGCATCGTACTGACGTGGCCGACCTGCTGGTCGGTGCCGACATCGCCGTGGTCACCAGTGACTGGGAGGCCCGGCAGCTGTTCGCGCAGGAGGCGATGCGGATCGGTGTGCCGCTGGTGGCCACCGCGGTCGGAGGTCTGCCGGAGCTGGTCGATGACGCGGCCATCCTGGTGCCGCCGGGCGACGTCGACGCGGTGGACACCGCCGTCGGGAGTCTGCTGGATGACGCGGCCCTACGGGCCGAACTGGGTCGGCGGGCCCGCGGGCAGGCCGCGACCTGGCCGACCGAGGCGGAGACCTGCGCCCAGCTCGCCGCCCTCTACGCCGAGCTGTCCCCGGACGCGGCCGGCCCCACCACCCCGGACGCCGGTAGACCGTCAATGGGACAGCGGTAA